One genomic segment of Sanyastnella coralliicola includes these proteins:
- a CDS encoding mechanosensitive ion channel family protein has product MLEDFSISESVELVTSKLESWATTFIEMLPNFVIACLVVVAFWLVARLVRSTGKKLLSKFTDNASLVRLSGTILYVAVIAIGTFVALSILHLDKAVTSLLAGVGVVGLALGFAFQDIASNFVAGVLIATRKPYSIGDHIETSGNEGIVQEMNLRSTRIRTFRGQDVIIPNKQIFQNALTNYTLYPKRRIDLDVGVSYGDNLEKAQRVAKTAIENLDLLDQSKEVTVFYNSFADSSINFTVRYWVDEHKQSKYLKGLSDGVIAIKQAFEREDISIPFPIRTLDFGIRGGKGLSNTQLHILNENNN; this is encoded by the coding sequence ATGCTAGAAGACTTTTCCATATCCGAATCCGTTGAGCTCGTCACATCGAAGCTTGAGTCATGGGCAACCACATTCATTGAAATGTTACCAAACTTCGTTATTGCTTGTTTGGTAGTTGTTGCTTTTTGGTTAGTAGCACGCCTCGTACGCAGTACAGGAAAAAAACTACTATCCAAATTCACAGACAACGCTTCTCTAGTTCGCTTAAGCGGAACCATTTTATATGTCGCTGTGATAGCTATTGGTACCTTTGTTGCCTTATCTATCCTTCATTTAGACAAAGCCGTAACATCTCTATTAGCAGGTGTTGGTGTTGTGGGCCTCGCCTTAGGTTTTGCGTTCCAAGACATAGCCTCAAACTTTGTTGCAGGTGTTTTAATTGCAACAAGGAAGCCTTACTCAATAGGTGATCACATTGAAACTTCTGGGAACGAAGGGATTGTTCAAGAAATGAACCTACGTTCAACACGTATACGCACTTTTCGAGGTCAAGATGTAATTATCCCGAATAAGCAAATATTCCAGAACGCATTGACGAACTACACTCTTTATCCGAAAAGACGAATTGACCTTGATGTCGGGGTTAGTTACGGTGATAATCTTGAAAAGGCCCAGAGAGTGGCGAAAACAGCCATTGAAAACCTAGATCTTCTGGATCAGTCTAAAGAGGTAACCGTCTTTTATAACTCATTCGCAGATAGTAGTATCAACTTTACCGTAAGATACTGGGTAGACGAACACAAACAGTCAAAGTACCTCAAGGGGTTGAGCGATGGAGTTATTGCCATCAAACAAGCTTTTGAGCGCGAAGATATCAGCATCCCATTCCCAATCAGAACTCTTGATTTTGGAATTAGAGGAGGCAAGGGGCTGAGTAATACACAGCTTCACATACTTAATGAAAACAATAATTAA
- a CDS encoding hybrid sensor histidine kinase/response regulator has protein sequence MSNEHYKILLIDDDEDERFLIEDFLFDTSFQFELTWAKKPTEAFEQLSSRPFDILFVDFYLGAKNGLELIEDLKKSVSSLPPYILLTGQKKQDLDLEALRSGAADYLAKEDLNSKLLDKIIRYTILRDIQSKELLREQTKFRSIFKNSTNPIVLMRKTGEIAIFNDAFFSWYPNASSGMNLFHILNHDDKIVSASLFDSKNSGPFEIQTELGTKKVTISIVDQTEFGDDIQFQVFLQDISDQMRLISEQKDREKAQFAEKMARLIAHEVRNPLTNIQLSVEQLESGVDNELNQDDLSYFLDIIKRNGVRINDLVDLILDSSSPSELRLDEEAPEKIAEEAAKTIADRTAIEDINFLVTTGPCAPFKVDEKKFLLALSNLLKNAVEAVANQDLPTIELKVECSESSVVFQVCDNGIGMDEKTKLKIWKPFFSGKSSGKGLGLTLTKNIIEAHGATINCESTLGKGTTFTLVFPL, from the coding sequence ATGTCGAACGAACATTATAAGATTCTCCTAATCGACGATGATGAAGATGAACGTTTTCTTATTGAAGACTTTCTCTTCGACACCTCCTTTCAATTCGAATTGACTTGGGCCAAGAAACCAACTGAAGCCTTCGAACAGCTATCAAGTCGTCCGTTTGATATTCTTTTCGTCGATTTCTACCTGGGTGCCAAGAACGGATTAGAATTAATTGAAGATTTAAAGAAGTCAGTATCCTCTCTCCCACCTTATATCTTGCTCACGGGGCAAAAAAAACAAGACCTCGATCTTGAGGCACTTCGTTCCGGTGCAGCCGACTATCTAGCCAAAGAAGATCTGAATTCGAAATTATTGGATAAGATAATACGCTACACTATTCTCAGAGATATCCAATCCAAAGAGCTACTCCGAGAGCAGACCAAATTTCGGTCGATTTTTAAGAATTCTACGAATCCAATAGTTCTAATGAGAAAGACTGGAGAGATTGCCATTTTTAATGACGCATTCTTTTCGTGGTACCCGAATGCATCATCAGGTATGAATCTGTTTCATATACTTAACCATGATGATAAAATTGTATCGGCAAGTCTATTCGATTCGAAGAATTCAGGACCATTTGAAATACAGACTGAACTCGGGACAAAGAAAGTCACCATTAGTATAGTAGATCAAACTGAATTTGGAGACGATATTCAATTTCAGGTATTTCTTCAAGACATTTCAGATCAGATGCGACTTATTTCCGAGCAAAAAGATCGGGAGAAAGCACAGTTCGCAGAGAAAATGGCACGTTTAATTGCTCATGAGGTTAGAAATCCTTTGACCAACATTCAACTTTCTGTGGAACAACTTGAATCTGGTGTGGATAATGAATTGAATCAAGATGATCTTAGCTATTTTCTCGACATCATTAAGAGGAATGGGGTGCGTATAAATGACCTTGTAGATTTGATTCTCGATAGTTCAAGTCCTTCAGAATTAAGACTAGATGAAGAAGCGCCCGAAAAAATTGCCGAGGAAGCTGCAAAAACAATAGCCGATCGGACTGCCATTGAAGACATCAACTTTCTGGTTACCACAGGTCCATGCGCCCCCTTCAAGGTTGATGAAAAAAAGTTTTTGCTCGCTCTTTCGAACCTACTTAAAAATGCTGTCGAAGCTGTTGCTAACCAAGATCTTCCAACAATCGAGTTGAAAGTTGAATGTTCCGAATCAAGTGTTGTGTTTCAAGTGTGTGATAACGGCATTGGTATGGACGAGAAGACAAAACTGAAAATCTGGAAGCCTTTTTTCTCTGGAAAATCATCGGGTAAGGGACTTGGTCTAACATTGACCAAGAACATCATTGAAGCTCATGGTGCCACGATTAACTGTGAAAGCACATTAGGTAAAGGAACAACGTTCACTTTAGTGTTTCCGCTGTAG
- a CDS encoding response regulator, with protein MTCYPDILIAEDDADDRLILEDALSDLDSSITYQFAKNGEEVISYLQQSQAEDSKTLPRIILLDLNMPKMDGRQTLEVIKQNHAFRNIPILIFTTSENTDDIELTYSLGANSYITKPSHYNELKDIAQQIEKYWLQTVKLPYVERTL; from the coding sequence ATGACTTGCTACCCAGATATACTAATTGCTGAAGATGATGCAGACGATCGTTTAATTTTAGAAGACGCTCTCTCTGATCTTGATTCATCTATAACGTACCAATTTGCCAAGAATGGCGAAGAGGTTATCTCCTATTTACAACAAAGCCAAGCTGAAGACTCGAAGACTCTACCGAGAATAATTCTTCTCGATCTGAATATGCCCAAAATGGACGGCCGGCAAACCTTGGAGGTCATCAAACAAAATCATGCCTTCAGAAACATTCCCATCCTTATTTTCACAACTTCTGAGAATACGGATGACATCGAGTTGACTTATTCTCTTGGGGCTAACTCGTACATCACGAAACCAAGTCATTATAATGAGCTAAAAGACATAGCGCAGCAAATTGAAAAATATTGGTTGCAAACTGTGAAGTTGCCTTATGTCGAACGAACATTATAA
- a CDS encoding response regulator transcription factor, giving the protein MKELVNGDMTQNVFILDDEDDLRGLIVRSLVKKGFKVEDYATVSAIIDKLNSGARPDIMILDYNLPDGSALDVLQLAGFDPRECNIIVISGSLGVKESCLEHGADAFIPKPIRMSNLFAVIDTLTT; this is encoded by the coding sequence GTGAAGGAATTGGTCAACGGCGATATGACACAGAACGTTTTTATACTTGATGATGAAGATGATTTGCGGGGTTTAATTGTTAGATCTTTAGTGAAGAAAGGATTCAAGGTGGAGGATTATGCCACGGTATCAGCGATTATAGACAAATTGAATTCTGGTGCACGACCGGACATAATGATCTTGGATTACAATTTACCTGATGGAAGTGCTCTTGATGTTTTGCAGCTGGCAGGGTTCGACCCAAGAGAGTGCAATATTATTGTCATTTCAGGATCATTAGGTGTAAAGGAATCTTGCCTTGAACATGGCGCGGACGCGTTTATTCCCAAGCCGATTCGAATGAGTAACTTGTTCGCAGTTATAGATACACTAACAACTTAG
- a CDS encoding sigma-54-dependent transcriptional regulator, with protein MKDINVLVIDDDVDICGLLQRFLERNGMKVETTFSGNSGVKLLERKKFDVVLTDFRLPDLSGIELIKRLKATRVSSEIIVVTGYSDVRKAIESIRVGAFEYVTKPIQPDEILEIIKAAFDKSESRSSTADLPTTETKVPQVKPKKSSKTYLTPNSAYAKDLDTNISMVAPTDFSVIILGETGTGKEVAAKSIHERSKRSNKPFVAVDCGALPKELSGSELFGHIKGAFTGAISDKTGSFEAANGGTLFLDEIGNLSYDNQIKLLRVLQERKIRKIGGTKEIEVDVRVIAATNEDLEECIHKEDGFREDLYFRLNEFKIKLLPLRNRKSDIHSFANFFLEEANETLGKEIKGFSDKVEEKFEKYYWYGNLRELRNVVRRSALLTTGEFIELDALPQEIVHPSQLGYFEDVAEVSDEITDLKSITEDAERKAIESVLVKTNYNKTRTAEILKIDRKTLYNKMASYGIDV; from the coding sequence ATGAAAGACATTAATGTACTTGTCATAGATGATGATGTAGACATCTGTGGCTTACTTCAGCGATTTCTGGAAAGAAATGGAATGAAGGTGGAGACGACATTTTCAGGTAACAGCGGAGTGAAGCTCTTAGAAAGAAAGAAATTCGATGTTGTGTTAACTGACTTTAGACTTCCAGACCTGAGCGGGATAGAACTTATAAAGCGATTAAAAGCAACAAGGGTTTCAAGTGAGATCATTGTGGTCACCGGATATAGTGATGTGCGTAAGGCCATCGAGTCAATTCGTGTAGGTGCTTTTGAATATGTCACTAAACCGATTCAACCAGATGAGATCCTTGAAATTATTAAGGCTGCGTTCGATAAAAGCGAATCAAGGAGCAGCACAGCAGATTTACCAACTACAGAAACAAAAGTACCACAGGTTAAACCCAAGAAAAGTAGCAAGACCTACCTGACACCGAATAGTGCGTACGCGAAAGACTTGGATACCAACATTTCCATGGTTGCTCCTACTGACTTCAGTGTAATTATTTTAGGAGAAACTGGAACTGGAAAAGAGGTTGCAGCCAAATCAATCCATGAACGCTCAAAAAGATCCAATAAACCTTTTGTCGCAGTTGATTGCGGGGCCTTACCTAAGGAGCTTTCAGGTAGTGAGCTTTTTGGACACATCAAAGGAGCATTTACCGGAGCAATTAGTGATAAAACCGGTAGTTTCGAGGCGGCAAACGGGGGGACGCTTTTCTTGGATGAAATAGGGAACTTATCTTATGACAATCAAATCAAGCTTCTAAGAGTTCTGCAAGAGAGAAAAATCCGAAAAATTGGTGGAACGAAGGAAATAGAAGTGGATGTTCGCGTAATCGCGGCAACAAATGAGGATTTAGAGGAATGCATTCATAAAGAAGACGGATTTCGGGAAGATCTTTACTTCCGTCTCAACGAGTTCAAAATTAAGCTATTGCCTCTCAGAAATCGGAAAAGTGATATTCATAGTTTCGCTAACTTCTTCTTAGAGGAAGCAAATGAAACTCTCGGTAAGGAAATCAAAGGTTTTAGTGACAAAGTCGAGGAGAAATTTGAAAAGTACTATTGGTACGGAAATCTTCGAGAGTTAAGAAACGTGGTTCGTAGGTCAGCCTTACTTACCACAGGTGAATTTATTGAATTGGATGCTCTTCCTCAGGAAATCGTACATCCTAGTCAATTGGGTTATTTTGAAGATGTAGCTGAGGTTTCTGACGAAATAACAGATTTGAAATCGATTACTGAAGATGCAGAGCGAAAAGCAATAGAATCTGTGCTTGTGAAGACAAATTATAACAAGACTAGGACAGCCGAGATCTTAAAGATTGACCGAAAGACCTTGTATAATAAAATGGCTTCCTATGGAATTGACGTATAA
- a CDS encoding PAS domain-containing sensor histidine kinase, whose translation MSKPLERNQTWDAILDNNYFGVWDWPDVSQKKNLWSPSMYQILGLNESTCEPNVDTFFDCVHPEDKEVISEKLEDHFTNGTPFKVQYRIILPNGEIKWIEGSGRSYIDSSTGAKAMTGIVLDITIRKSIELDRERHLELLYSAERAAKLASFQWKIDEEEFEFSKGGQVLFGFESERISLQAFLDIIIEEERDYVYKKLKYDFTSDEELSFEFTLMPVDSSIEFRTIKCYYDPKMDLELGKSSFYGTFRDISISKKKSIEIETLLDDLKRSNSQLEEFAYVASHDLQEPLRKIQTFGERLMIKSNNLSERDQSYIERMNQAAGRMQQLVKDLLEFSRIGRRESVGEEFQLSEVIDTVIQDLQVNIEETQAEIVVGKLPKIYGAKDQIYRVFLNLFSNSLKFRSPDRKPSIEVSSRKAKKSEVKGWQTISGIAYSQYYKITISDNGIGFEEEYLEKIFTIFQRLHSKEEYKGTGIGLAIVKKIIENHGGHITAEGSPGQGATFIIFLPLQ comes from the coding sequence AATGAATCGACATGCGAGCCGAATGTTGATACTTTCTTCGATTGTGTTCATCCCGAAGACAAAGAGGTGATTTCCGAAAAACTCGAAGATCACTTCACGAATGGAACACCATTTAAGGTTCAGTACAGAATTATCCTTCCGAATGGTGAAATTAAATGGATAGAAGGTAGTGGTCGTTCATACATAGATTCAAGCACAGGTGCTAAGGCGATGACTGGTATTGTACTAGATATCACCATTCGAAAAAGTATTGAACTTGATCGAGAAAGACACCTTGAGCTTCTCTACTCTGCTGAGCGCGCTGCGAAACTTGCTTCTTTCCAATGGAAAATTGATGAGGAGGAGTTTGAATTCAGTAAAGGGGGGCAAGTTTTATTTGGGTTCGAATCAGAGCGTATTTCCTTGCAGGCATTTCTTGATATAATAATCGAAGAGGAACGTGATTATGTGTACAAGAAACTGAAATATGACTTTACTTCAGATGAGGAATTGTCATTTGAATTCACCCTCATGCCCGTTGATTCTTCAATTGAATTTCGTACTATAAAGTGTTACTACGACCCTAAAATGGATCTAGAACTTGGAAAAAGTTCATTCTACGGAACTTTCCGAGATATTTCCATCAGTAAAAAGAAGTCGATTGAAATAGAAACCCTCCTTGATGACCTCAAAAGGTCGAATTCACAGCTAGAAGAATTCGCTTATGTAGCGTCTCATGATCTTCAAGAACCGTTAAGAAAAATCCAAACTTTCGGTGAACGATTGATGATAAAATCCAACAATCTGTCGGAAAGAGATCAATCATACATCGAACGTATGAACCAAGCGGCTGGGAGGATGCAACAACTTGTAAAGGATCTTCTTGAGTTCAGTAGGATTGGCCGCAGAGAATCGGTTGGAGAGGAATTCCAATTAAGCGAAGTCATCGATACCGTGATTCAAGATTTACAGGTAAATATTGAAGAAACACAAGCTGAGATTGTCGTTGGAAAGCTTCCGAAAATCTATGGTGCAAAAGACCAAATCTACCGTGTCTTCCTCAACCTGTTTTCGAATTCCTTAAAATTTCGATCTCCTGATAGAAAGCCATCGATTGAGGTATCATCTAGAAAAGCCAAGAAGAGCGAAGTCAAAGGTTGGCAAACCATCTCGGGGATCGCTTACTCTCAATACTATAAAATTACCATTTCAGATAACGGTATTGGATTTGAAGAGGAGTATCTCGAAAAGATATTCACCATATTCCAGCGACTACATAGCAAAGAAGAATATAAAGGTACAGGCATAGGACTGGCTATTGTGAAAAAAATTATCGAAAACCACGGTGGACACATCACCGCAGAAGGGTCTCCGGGTCAAGGAGCCACTTTCATTATCTTCCTTCCATTGCAATAA